The Anopheles coluzzii chromosome 2, AcolN3, whole genome shotgun sequence genome window below encodes:
- the LOC120952589 gene encoding cuticle protein 10.6-like, translating to MFKLVVLPLFFAAVSAGYLGSPLAYSAPAYAHAPLAAAYHAPYAYGAPVVKTVAAPVAYAAPAYHAAPIVKAVAPVATSYANTYKVSVKAPVAYAAPAVVSHAPVAYAAPAYAAHAYAAPAYAAHAYAAPAYAHGYYH from the exons ATGTTCAAGCTC GTGGTTCTGCCCCTGTTCTTCGCCGCCGTCTCCGCCGGATACCTCGGATCGCCGCTGGCCTACTCTGCCCCGGCTTACGCCCACGCTCCGCTGGCCGCCGCCTACCACGCCCCGTACGCTTATGGTGCCCCGGTCGTCAAGACTGTCGCTGCCCCGGTTGCCTACGCCGCCCCGGCCTACCATGCTGCCCCGATCGTTAAGGCTGTTGCCCCGGTTGCCACCAGCTACGCCAACACCTACAAG GTCTCCGTGAAGGCCCCGGTTGCCTACGCTGCCCCGGCCGTCGTGTCGCACGCCCCGGTTGCCTACGCCGCCCCGGCCTACGCCGCCCACGCCTACGCCGCTCCGGCCTACGCCGCCCATGCCTACGCCGCCCCGGCCTACGCTCACGGATACTACCACTAA
- the LOC120950649 gene encoding cuticle protein 16.5-like, whose amino-acid sequence MSAKIVICLVVCVFGAASAGVVPVAAPLAAAGVVAPYATSYNAHTVNHAVAAPVVAAAPAVVAAPAARFVAPAAPALAYTAAGLPAYSAYTAAGLPGFGAYSAYTGLPAPYVF is encoded by the exons ATGTCTGCCAAGATTGTG ATCTGCCtggttgtgtgcgtgttcggTGCTGCTTCGGCTGGTGTTGTTCCAGTGGCAGCTCCTCTTGCTGCGGCAGGAGTCGTCGCACCATACGCCACCTCCTACAACGCGCACACCGTCAACCATGCGGTAGCGGCCCCGGTCGTTGCGGCTGCTCCGGCCGTCGTTGCTGCCCCGGCGGCACGCTTCGTAGCTCCGGCTGCTCCTGCTCTGGCATACACTGCTGCGGGACTGCCAGCTTACAGTGCCTACACTGCCGCCGGTCTGCCAGGCTTCGGTGCCTACTCGGCCTACACTGGACTGCCCGCTCCGTACGTGTTCTAA